One genomic segment of Intestinimonas butyriciproducens includes these proteins:
- the aroF gene encoding 3-deoxy-7-phosphoheptulonate synthase: MVVIMKPGTKKEDIDILVRKFRDQGLDVGITNGVGCTILGLVGDTISLDIDKISMEPNVERVMRVQEPYKKANRKFHPEDSVVTVGKARIGGGSFSVIAGPCSVESEEQICAVAEDVKSSGAALLRGGAFKPRTSPYSFQGMGTPGLDLLMEAREKTGLPIVTEIMDPRMAELFEREVDVVQVGARNMQNFELLKEVGKMSKPILLKRGLSNTYEEWIMSAEYIMAAGNENVILCERGIRTFETFTRNTLDVSAIPAIKQMSHLPVIVDPSHASGMYWMVEPLAMAAIAAGCDGLIIEVHNDPPHAKCDGQQSLTPKKFDELMKKVEALVPMMGKKLIR; this comes from the coding sequence GGCGTGGGCTGTACCATCCTGGGCCTTGTGGGTGACACCATCAGCCTGGACATCGACAAAATCTCCATGGAGCCCAATGTGGAGCGGGTCATGCGGGTCCAGGAGCCCTATAAAAAGGCCAACCGGAAGTTTCACCCTGAGGATTCGGTGGTCACTGTAGGGAAGGCCCGGATCGGCGGCGGCAGCTTTTCCGTCATCGCCGGTCCCTGCTCGGTGGAGTCGGAGGAGCAGATCTGCGCGGTGGCGGAGGACGTAAAGTCCTCCGGCGCGGCGCTGCTGCGCGGCGGCGCCTTCAAGCCCCGCACCTCCCCCTACTCCTTCCAGGGCATGGGCACGCCCGGTCTGGACCTCCTTATGGAGGCCCGGGAAAAGACCGGCCTGCCCATCGTCACCGAGATCATGGACCCCCGCATGGCGGAGCTCTTCGAGCGGGAGGTAGACGTGGTCCAGGTAGGCGCCCGGAACATGCAGAATTTTGAGCTTTTGAAAGAGGTGGGCAAGATGTCCAAGCCCATCCTCCTCAAGCGCGGCCTCTCCAACACCTATGAGGAGTGGATCATGTCCGCCGAATATATCATGGCCGCAGGCAACGAAAACGTCATTCTCTGCGAGCGGGGCATCCGCACCTTTGAGACCTTCACCCGCAACACCCTGGATGTCTCCGCCATCCCGGCCATCAAGCAGATGAGCCATCTGCCCGTGATCGTGGACCCCTCTCATGCCTCCGGCATGTACTGGATGGTGGAGCCGCTGGCCATGGCGGCCATCGCCGCCGGGTGCGACGGCCTCATCATTGAAGTCCACAACGATCCCCCCCACGCTAAGTGCGACGGCCAGCAGTCCCTCACCCCCAAAAAGTTTGACGAGCTGATGAAAAAGGTGGAGGCCCTGGTGCCCATGATGGGCAAGAAGCTGATCCGCTGA
- the aroB gene encoding 3-dehydroquinate synthase — protein MKTLHVGLDDRSYDIHIAPGLLSQAGALCRAALPRAGRLAVVTDSHVGPLYGETIMSSLAGAGFQAELVTIPAGESSKCLSMLGRLYDAFTAQGLTRSDGVVALGGGVVGDLAGFAAATILRGVDFVQIPTTLLAQVDSSVGGKVAIDLPAGKNLAGAFWQPRLVLMDPACLRTLDDKTFSDGMAEVIKYGCIRDRAFFDFLCAHSSRTAVMEHIESVLYTCCDIKRQVVEEDERDTGVRMILNFGHTVGHAFEKAGGYETWTHGQAVAAGMVAAERLGAALGVSDGDGFSELLEVLSAFGLPTHIDCDWSAIVEAVGLDKKGDGEAITMIFLSHMGKALPMKMKKEDVLQNLAHVCGR, from the coding sequence ATGAAAACCCTTCATGTCGGTCTTGACGACCGCTCCTACGACATCCATATCGCGCCCGGCCTCCTGTCCCAGGCGGGCGCGCTCTGCCGCGCCGCCCTCCCCCGCGCCGGGCGGCTGGCCGTGGTCACGGATTCCCATGTGGGTCCCCTCTACGGAGAAACGATCATGTCCAGCCTGGCCGGGGCCGGCTTTCAGGCGGAACTGGTCACTATCCCCGCCGGTGAGTCCTCCAAATGCCTGAGCATGCTCGGGCGTCTATACGACGCCTTCACGGCTCAGGGGCTCACCCGCTCCGACGGCGTGGTGGCCCTGGGGGGCGGCGTGGTGGGCGATCTGGCGGGCTTCGCCGCGGCCACCATCCTGCGTGGCGTGGACTTCGTACAGATTCCCACCACACTTCTGGCCCAGGTGGACTCCTCCGTGGGGGGCAAGGTGGCCATCGACCTCCCGGCAGGCAAGAACCTGGCTGGCGCCTTCTGGCAGCCCCGGCTGGTTCTCATGGACCCCGCGTGCCTCCGTACACTGGATGACAAGACCTTTTCCGACGGCATGGCCGAGGTCATCAAGTACGGCTGCATCCGGGACCGGGCGTTCTTCGATTTTCTCTGCGCCCACTCCTCCCGGACGGCGGTCATGGAGCACATTGAGTCCGTGCTCTATACCTGCTGCGATATCAAGCGGCAGGTGGTGGAGGAGGATGAACGGGACACCGGCGTCCGGATGATCCTGAACTTCGGCCACACCGTGGGCCATGCCTTTGAAAAGGCGGGCGGCTATGAGACTTGGACCCACGGACAGGCGGTCGCCGCCGGGATGGTCGCCGCCGAACGGTTGGGCGCCGCCCTGGGTGTCTCCGACGGCGACGGCTTCTCCGAACTGCTGGAGGTGCTGTCCGCTTTCGGCCTGCCCACCCACATTGACTGCGACTGGAGCGCCATCGTGGAGGCCGTCGGCCTGGACAAGAAGGGCGACGGAGAGGCCATTACCATGATCTTTCTGTCCCACATGGGCAAGGCCTTGCCCATGAAGATGAAGAAGGAGGACGTGCTGCAAAACCTGGCGCACGTCTGCGGGAGGTAA